From Caretta caretta isolate rCarCar2 chromosome 3, rCarCar1.hap1, whole genome shotgun sequence, a single genomic window includes:
- the PREB gene encoding guanine nucleotide-exchange factor SEC12 — translation MGPRRPPELYRAPFPLYALQIHPRGLALAAGGGGAARTGVRNGLHFLQLEQIGGQLSASLLHSHDTETRATMSMALAGDVIAAGQDASCHILRFRLQRPDEKSGGSPPGKAGGAEKGPRKRKASNRSEEGDTRSETGEVAVETLCNVQTDFSPEALQKAVRVSADHSLLATGGADGFLRVWEFPSMKKVWEFKAHDGEIEDIALGPNNKVVTAGRDFQCCVWQRDQLVLRLRWDENMPGVPDKTYRYQACRFGAVQDQAEELRLYTVQVPHKRERRPPPCYLTKWDGKSFLPLLTQPCGGEVISCLSISDSGTFLGLGTVTGSVAIHVSFSLQRLYYVKEAHGIVVTAVAFLPESRRGRELLVENEAALLSVAVDSRCKLHLLPPRRSFPMWLLLLLCAGLVVATILLLQLAFPGFL, via the exons ATGGGGCCCCGCCGGCCGCCCGAGCTCTACCGGGCCCCGTTCCCGCTCTACGCGCTGCAGATCCACCCGCGCGGGCTGGCCCTGgcggcgggcggcggcggcgcggcCCGGACCGGCGTCAGGAACGGcctg cattTCCTCCAGCTGGAGCAGATTGGGGGTCAGCTCAGCGCCTCGCTGCTGCACTCCCATGACACGGAGACCCGGGCCACCATGAGCATGGCGCTGGCTGGCGACGTCATCGCGGCAGGGCAGGATGCCAGCTGCCACATCCTCCGCTTCCGCCTGCAGAGGCCCGACGAGAAAAGCGGTGGCAGTCCCCCCGGCAAGGCTG GCGGTGCGGAGAAGGGCCCCCGGAAGCGAAAGGCCTCCAACCGCTCTGAGGAGGGCGACACGAGGAGCGAGACGGGCGAGGTGGCTGTGGAGACGCTGTGCAACGTGCAGACCGACTTCAGCCCCGAGGCGCTGCAGAAGGCCGTGCGTGTCAGCGCGGACCATTCGCTGCTGGCCACGGGCGGCGCCGACGGCTTCCTCCGAGTCTGGGAG TTCCCCAGCATGAAGAAGGTGTGGGAGTTCAAAGCACATGACGGGGAGATTGAGGACATTGCGCTGGGTCCCAACAACAAG GTGGTGACGGCGGGCCGGGATTTCCAGTGCTGTGTGTGGCAGAGGGACCAGCTGGTGCTGCGGCTGCGCTGGGACGAGAACATGCCGGGCGTCCCTGACAAGACCTACCGCTACCAGGCCTGCAG GTTTGGGGCGGTGCAGGACCAGGCAGAGGAGCTGCGACTCTACACGGTGCAGGTGCCCCACAAGCGTGAGCGCCGCCCCCCACCCTGCTACCTCACCAAGTGGGACGGCAAAAGCTTCCTGCCGCTGCTCACCCAGCCCTGCGGGGGCGAGGTCATCTCCTGCCTCTCCATcag TGACTCGGGCACGTTTCTGGGGCTGGGCACCGTGACAGGCTCGGTTGCCATTCACGTCTCCTTCTCGCTGCAG AGGCTGTACTATGTGAAGGAGGCGCATGGCATCGTGGTGACGGCCGTGGCCTTCCTGCCCGAGAGCCGGCGGGGCCGGGAGCTGTTGGTGGAGAACGAGGCCGCCCTGCTCAGCGTCGCTGTGGACAGCCGCTGCAAGCTGCACCTGCTGCCCCCCAGGC GCAGCTTCCccatgtggctgctgctgctgctctgtgctggcCTGGTGGTGGCCACcatcctgctgctgcagctggccTTCCCTGGCTTCCTGTAG
- the TCF23 gene encoding transcription factor 23: protein MAESTFAGVEGKRMAGQGPATCTPRPASAPAGGKMRGSPSSPRLPPGWRRASQREVGSSQGATNTPSRWHSATGTLPAAGRGHASCALPRGSAGKLCPENAARERSRVRTLRQAFLALQAALPSVPPDTKLSKLDVLVLATSYIAHLTHTLHQGQQPPEAAPLARAPSFLHPMKKWPMRSRLYAGAWGADVADLPAAAPAAPSSRMRRGCEGGSPEASRAAL, encoded by the exons ATGGCCGAGAGCACCTTTGCAGGAGTGGAAGGGAAGCGAATGGCTGGCCAGGGGCCGGCGACGTGCACACCCAGGCCAGCCTCTGCCCCGGCTGGCGGGAAGATGAGAGGCAGCCCAAGCTCACCAAGGCTCCCCCCGGGCTGGAGGAGAGCAAGCCAGCGAGAGGTGGGCAGCAGCCAGGGAGCCACCAACACGCCCAGCCGGTGGCACAGCGCAACGGGGACCCTCCCAGCTGCAGGCAGG GGCCATGCCAGCTGTGCTCTGCCCAGAGGGAGTGCAGGGAAGCTGTGCCCCGAGAATGCAGCCCGGGAGCGCAGCCGCGTGCGGACCCTGCGCCAGGCCTTCCTGGCACTCCAGGCTGCACTACCCTCAGTCCCACCAGACACCAAGCTCTCCAAGCTGGACGTGCTCGTCCTGGCCACCAGCTACATCGCCCACCTGACCCACACCTTGCaccagggccagcagccccccgaGGCAGCCCCACTGGCGAGGGCGCCCAGCTTCCTGCACCCCATGAAG AAATGGCCCATGCGGTCCCGTCTCTACGCTGGAGCCTGGGGAGCGGATGTTGCTGACCTGCCTGCAGCtgcccccgcagcccccagcagcaggatgagGAGGGGCTGCGAGGGGGGCAGCCCGGAGGCCAGCAGGGCAGCCCTGTGA